One window from the genome of Drosophila albomicans strain 15112-1751.03 chromosome 2L, ASM965048v2, whole genome shotgun sequence encodes:
- the LOC117565111 gene encoding vitelline membrane protein Vm26Aa-like produces the protein MKFFVCFALIAIVASAVATPTGSSSASLTSSNAGGAVAQLNQEAEAEGYGDLTRLRKSAYGGSSGGYGASSVPAPPCPKNYLFSCQPNLAPVPCSAPAPSYGSAGAYSSPVASYAAPNYGVPQQQYYGGAAYAPQTYGYQY, from the coding sequence ATGAAATTCTTCGTGTGCTTCGCTctcatcgccatcgtcgccTCCGCTGTGGCCACTCCCACTGGCAGCAGCTCCGCCTCCCTCACCAGCAGCAACGCCGGAGGCGCAGTTGCCCAGCTCAACCAGGAGGCTGAAGCCGAGGGTTATGGTGATCTGACCCGTCTGCGTAAGTCTGCCTATGGCGGCAGCTCCGGCGGCTATGGCGCCTCCAGTGTGCCCGCTCCTCCCTGCCCCAAGAACTACCTGTTCAGCTGCCAGCCCAACTTGGCTCCAGTGCCATGCAGCGCCCCAGCTCCTAGCTATGGATCCGCCGGTGCCTACTCCTCGCCAGTGGCTTCCTACGCTGCTCCCAACTACGGTGTGCCCCAGCAGCAGTATTATGGTGGCGCCGCTTACGCTCCTCAGACTTATGGCTACCAATACTAG
- the LOC117565112 gene encoding vitelline membrane protein Vm26Aa-like, with protein sequence MKFFVCFAVLAFAAAAVANPTSGTSVSVANQESEAEGVTGQGYGDLTRLRKSAYGASSGGYGASSVPAPPCPKNYLFSCQPNLAPVPCSAPAPSYGSAGAYSSPVASYAVPNYGVPQQQYYGGAYAPQAFGYQY encoded by the coding sequence ATGAAATTCTTCGTGTGCTTCGCTGTCCTCGCCTTCGCTGCCGCCGCCGTGGCCAACCCCACCAGCGGTACTTCCGTCTCTGTCGCCAACCAGGAGTCTGAGGCTGAGGGTGTTACCGGCCAGGGTTATGGTGATCTGACCCGTCTGCGCAAGTCTGCCTATGGCGCCAGCTCCGGCGGCTATGGCGCCTCCAGTGTGCCCGCTCCTCCCTGCCCCAAGAACTACCTGTTCAGCTGCCAGCCCAACTTGGCTCCAGTGCCATGCAGCGCCCCAGCTCCTAGCTACGGATCCGCCGGTGCCTACTCCTCGCCAGTGGCTTCCTACGCTGTTCCTAACTACGGTGTGCCCCAGCAGCAGTACTATGGTGGCGCCTATGCTCCCCA